One Streptosporangium sp. NBC_01495 DNA window includes the following coding sequences:
- a CDS encoding TetR/AcrR family transcriptional regulator — MTTEEHVSIWMRPERVDRSGPGRRPGFSREQVTRVAVRIADAEGLGAATMRRIACDMGTGAMSLYRYVPKRDDLIDLMIDEVMGEIDLPDRPTGDWRADLSLVAHQSRTVGLRHPWQSALVTRRPTMGPNLLRVHEFTVGALAGFDLDIDEITSYAGMLNDYTNSATLREIGWIEEARRTGMDMKQWMHEYVGPYVQAVVASGKYPMFNRSILEARVPHMPPEARFQYGLDRVLNGIAAGLPT; from the coding sequence ATGACCACCGAGGAACACGTCAGCATCTGGATGCGCCCCGAGCGCGTGGACCGGTCGGGGCCGGGGCGGCGGCCCGGGTTCAGCAGGGAGCAGGTCACCCGGGTGGCCGTGCGGATCGCCGACGCCGAGGGGCTGGGCGCTGCGACGATGCGGCGGATCGCCTGCGACATGGGCACCGGCGCGATGTCGCTCTACAGGTACGTTCCCAAACGCGACGACCTGATCGACCTCATGATCGACGAGGTGATGGGTGAGATAGATCTCCCCGACCGGCCGACGGGGGACTGGCGGGCCGACCTCTCACTGGTCGCCCATCAGTCCAGGACCGTGGGTCTACGTCATCCCTGGCAGAGCGCGCTGGTCACCCGGCGCCCGACCATGGGCCCCAACCTGCTGCGTGTGCACGAGTTCACGGTCGGCGCCCTCGCCGGATTCGACCTCGACATCGACGAGATCACCAGCTACGCCGGGATGCTGAACGACTACACCAACAGCGCGACGCTCAGAGAGATCGGCTGGATCGAGGAGGCCCGCCGTACGGGCATGGACATGAAGCAGTGGATGCACGAGTACGTCGGCCCCTACGTTCAGGCGGTCGTCGCGTCAGGCAAGTATCCGATGTTCAACCGATCCATCCTGGAGGCCCGGGTTCCGCACATGCCGCCGGAGGCGCGCTTCCAGTACGGGCTGGACCGGGTACTCAACGGCATCGCCGCGGGTCTCCCCACCTGA
- a CDS encoding DUF2470 domain-containing protein: MSTPFTPDVVEAIKRHMNDDHADDALLICKGLGGQPEATGATTTGVDAEAIEFAAVVGGRDVTVRVPWSTTLTERAQVRMEVVRLYRDACAALGVPARGEH; this comes from the coding sequence ATGAGCACCCCTTTCACCCCCGACGTGGTCGAGGCCATCAAGCGCCACATGAACGACGACCACGCCGATGACGCGCTGCTGATCTGCAAGGGGCTGGGCGGGCAGCCCGAGGCCACCGGCGCGACGACGACCGGCGTCGACGCCGAGGCGATCGAGTTCGCCGCCGTGGTCGGCGGACGGGACGTCACGGTCCGCGTTCCCTGGAGCACCACGCTGACCGAACGTGCCCAGGTCCGTATGGAGGTCGTCCGCCTCTACCGTGACGCCTGCGCCGCCCTCGGCGTCCCCGCTCGCGGCGAACACTGA
- a CDS encoding GH39 family glycosyl hydrolase, protein MSRRRIHRLTAVTASMAVVAGLSSPPAGAAAANVTVDFATVERPVSPHAFGLDITGYGYGHYITNDPREQAMVQGRFGMMRMGLQYATPGDPTSAIVANGAGADTTVTGDQWVSAIKARGAEPMVIVPESAVDAANIVRHFNTGSTQNRVARWIIGNEPADFAAYSVKFNAAYDAMKAVDPTIKIGGPAAAWPDMGAIRTFLKTSGSRTDFVDFHKYGEGREVGKPGGKLVCDSQLLAETTQWGSDVNQVRSIIKEEVPARADKIDIQVGEINSSWSVDNNPPELAHCGNIGTEPFQYRNAAIWWSASVWGHLLKAGAKGFLYGDKNGALGLLYDQPNDERPLYARNGAGLNERMPIYQGVGFFTGQQDTALARFGSSLVRAQTTLPDVEVYASANPKVVVLVNKGSTPAAAVVGVGTGVTRAAAIQKSGNTASYELPASLGTLPVSQGTVTVTLPGPSVTQLAIS, encoded by the coding sequence TTGAGTCGCAGAAGAATCCACCGTCTGACGGCGGTGACGGCTTCCATGGCCGTCGTCGCCGGGCTGTCCAGCCCTCCCGCAGGGGCGGCAGCCGCGAACGTCACCGTCGACTTCGCCACCGTCGAACGTCCCGTGTCGCCACACGCGTTCGGCCTGGATATCACCGGATACGGTTACGGGCACTACATCACCAACGACCCCCGCGAGCAGGCCATGGTCCAGGGCCGGTTCGGCATGATGCGGATGGGACTGCAGTACGCCACCCCCGGAGACCCGACCAGCGCGATCGTGGCCAACGGGGCGGGTGCCGACACCACTGTTACGGGTGACCAGTGGGTTTCGGCCATCAAGGCACGCGGTGCCGAACCCATGGTGATCGTTCCGGAGAGCGCCGTCGACGCCGCCAACATCGTCAGGCACTTCAACACCGGTTCCACGCAGAACCGGGTCGCCCGATGGATCATCGGCAACGAGCCCGCCGACTTCGCGGCGTACTCCGTCAAGTTCAACGCCGCCTACGACGCGATGAAGGCCGTCGACCCGACCATCAAGATCGGCGGACCGGCGGCCGCGTGGCCCGACATGGGTGCCATCCGGACCTTCCTCAAGACCAGCGGCAGCCGTACCGACTTCGTCGACTTCCACAAGTACGGCGAGGGCCGCGAGGTCGGCAAGCCCGGCGGCAAGCTCGTCTGCGACAGCCAGCTGCTCGCCGAGACCACCCAGTGGGGGAGCGACGTCAACCAGGTCCGTTCGATCATCAAGGAGGAGGTGCCCGCGCGCGCAGACAAGATCGACATCCAGGTGGGAGAGATCAACTCTTCCTGGAGCGTCGACAACAATCCCCCTGAGCTGGCTCACTGCGGCAACATCGGCACCGAGCCCTTCCAGTACCGCAACGCCGCGATCTGGTGGTCGGCCAGCGTCTGGGGCCACCTGCTGAAGGCCGGCGCCAAGGGCTTCCTCTACGGCGACAAGAACGGCGCGCTCGGCCTGCTGTACGACCAGCCGAACGACGAGCGCCCCCTCTACGCCCGCAACGGGGCCGGGCTCAACGAGCGCATGCCGATCTACCAGGGAGTGGGCTTCTTCACCGGGCAGCAGGACACCGCGCTGGCCCGCTTCGGAAGCTCCCTGGTCCGCGCCCAGACCACCCTTCCCGACGTCGAGGTGTACGCCTCGGCCAACCCCAAGGTCGTCGTCCTGGTGAACAAGGGCTCGACGCCCGCCGCCGCCGTCGTCGGCGTCGGCACCGGAGTGACGAGGGCCGCCGCCATCCAGAAGAGCGGGAACACGGCGAGCTATGAGTTGCCCGCCTCGCTGGGCACGCTGCCCGTCTCGCAGGGCACCGTGACGGTGACGCTGCCCGGACCGTCGGTCACCCAGCTGGCGATCTCGTAA
- a CDS encoding CPBP family intramembrane glutamic endopeptidase has product MNGDLFVLVDLLTYAGRVLPGLLLIGACFALARGGGDPLLRIMVLVFGFVLIRDAMTPLGFWRFGAAGMVPWLRFTDHAGILLVFGVSTVALTALVLRLDRGLRALVRWGRFGIAAIGLGIGGGVLAAAPVLLLSRFTPLPERGGAVALGLLPVLLFFCLAGNLAEEVLFRGFLQGRLEEHDSPQRAALLSAVLFSACHVFLASTVTGVGWPLLVFTLFEGLICAFLRLRHGVIAAALAHGTAIFLLAGGLA; this is encoded by the coding sequence TTGAACGGAGACCTCTTCGTGCTGGTCGACCTGCTGACCTACGCCGGCCGGGTCCTGCCCGGCCTCCTGCTGATCGGCGCCTGTTTCGCCCTGGCACGCGGCGGGGGCGACCCCCTGCTGAGGATCATGGTGCTCGTCTTCGGGTTCGTGCTGATCCGCGACGCGATGACGCCCCTGGGGTTCTGGCGCTTCGGGGCCGCCGGCATGGTGCCGTGGCTGCGCTTCACCGACCATGCGGGGATCCTGCTGGTGTTCGGCGTGAGCACGGTAGCGCTGACCGCGCTCGTGCTGCGCCTGGATCGCGGCCTTCGTGCGCTGGTGCGCTGGGGTCGCTTTGGAATCGCCGCGATAGGGCTCGGCATCGGCGGCGGCGTGCTGGCCGCCGCCCCGGTGCTGCTGCTGTCGCGGTTCACGCCACTGCCCGAGCGCGGTGGAGCGGTCGCCCTCGGCCTGCTGCCGGTACTGCTGTTCTTCTGCCTGGCCGGCAACCTGGCCGAAGAGGTGCTGTTTCGCGGTTTCCTGCAGGGCCGCCTGGAAGAGCACGACAGCCCCCAACGGGCGGCCCTGTTGTCAGCGGTGCTGTTTTCCGCCTGTCATGTTTTCCTGGCCTCCACGGTGACCGGTGTCGGCTGGCCACTACTGGTCTTCACCCTGTTCGAGGGATTGATCTGCGCCTTCCTGAGACTGCGCCACGGGGTCATCGCCGCAGCCCTTGCCCACGGGACCGCGATCTTCCTGCTGGCCGGCGGGCTGGCTTGA
- a CDS encoding NAD(P)-dependent oxidoreductase, whose product MKPRALVLAPMRGQEWNRLRELIDVHYDPADHRPHQAAELARQLADTGSRILITEADEVAGPVLDLPLLVVGCARSEAGNVDLPVATAKGIPIVCAPGRDADAVAELTLALILAVTRRVAVGDREIRRGMASYRRHRAWELAGRTVGLIGYGAVGRAVAWRMKGLGMRVMVYDPEAAENRYGLDVLLAQADVVSVHTPASAGRLVGAVEFATMKPGAIFVNTVDAALHDMDALVGALKAGHLGGAALDRFAGEWLDPAHPLADMDNVVLTPHLGSGTYDTEINHTRMICEDIVRILGGERPLHCANPNFQE is encoded by the coding sequence GTGAAACCACGAGCACTCGTACTGGCGCCGATGCGGGGTCAGGAGTGGAACCGCCTGAGAGAGCTGATCGACGTCCACTACGACCCGGCCGACCACCGTCCCCACCAGGCGGCCGAGCTCGCCCGGCAGCTCGCGGACACCGGCTCGCGCATCCTCATCACCGAGGCCGACGAGGTGGCGGGTCCGGTCCTGGACCTTCCCCTGCTGGTGGTGGGCTGCGCCCGCAGCGAGGCGGGGAACGTGGACCTCCCGGTCGCCACGGCGAAGGGCATCCCCATCGTCTGCGCCCCCGGCCGCGACGCCGACGCGGTCGCCGAGCTCACCCTCGCCCTGATCCTCGCGGTGACCCGCCGGGTGGCGGTCGGCGACCGGGAGATCCGGCGGGGCATGGCCTCCTACCGGCGGCACCGCGCGTGGGAGCTCGCGGGCCGGACCGTCGGCCTGATCGGTTACGGGGCGGTCGGCCGCGCGGTGGCCTGGCGGATGAAGGGGCTGGGCATGCGCGTCATGGTCTACGACCCCGAGGCGGCGGAGAACCGGTACGGTCTCGACGTCCTGCTCGCCCAGGCCGACGTCGTCTCCGTGCACACCCCCGCGTCGGCCGGTCGGCTGGTCGGCGCGGTGGAGTTCGCCACGATGAAGCCCGGAGCGATCTTCGTCAACACCGTGGACGCGGCCCTGCACGACATGGACGCGCTCGTCGGAGCCCTGAAGGCGGGCCATCTCGGCGGCGCGGCCCTCGACCGGTTCGCCGGGGAGTGGCTCGACCCGGCCCACCCGCTCGCCGACATGGACAACGTGGTGCTCACCCCGCACCTGGGCTCCGGGACCTACGACACCGAGATCAACCACACCCGGATGATCTGCGAGGACATCGTCAGGATCCTCGGCGGCGAGCGCCCGCTGCACTGCGCCAACCCCAACTTCCAGGAGTGA
- a CDS encoding ABC transporter permease, protein MMWKLAFLTVRAHLGSHFASAAVMTAGTALLTAFAGLLETGLETGHSAGFLVMLPAILGGWTVAIVAFGVVSTVSLTIQHREQELALLRSIAATPRQIRQSVVLETVIVALPAVAAGLLPGIALGTVILGRLVDGGLVSAPTELNAGGLCVAIGAGTSLLAAIGAALISSGRAASIPPVRALTEATPSPARSLTRIRAISGTGLLVVGLSLATATLFMANGPLLSSTAGPAGVAVAVGLALLSPAAVRPVRWFCDARIGATARLAARNTHTRARHSANVASPLILLVGIAAGTLYMQSTEDSTHRGPIVAGDVSGQLAPVNYLIVIMIIGFSAIVVVNTLVAATRRRRREFGLLRLSAATRGQVLRMVTVEAVVTATIAVVLGTVAAAATTVPYSLVKTGSPIASGPAWMYLAIVVGAFVLVVLATVPTAVGALRIRPVDALSAA, encoded by the coding sequence ATGATGTGGAAACTGGCCTTCCTCACGGTCCGTGCCCACCTCGGATCGCACTTCGCCTCGGCCGCCGTGATGACGGCCGGCACCGCACTGCTCACCGCGTTCGCGGGCCTGCTGGAGACCGGTCTGGAAACCGGTCACAGCGCCGGTTTCCTGGTCATGCTGCCCGCCATCTTGGGTGGGTGGACGGTGGCGATCGTGGCTTTCGGCGTGGTCTCCACCGTTTCTCTGACGATCCAGCATCGTGAGCAGGAGCTCGCGCTGTTACGGTCGATCGCCGCCACCCCGCGGCAGATCCGGCAGAGCGTCGTGCTGGAGACGGTGATCGTGGCGCTGCCGGCGGTCGCCGCGGGCCTGCTGCCCGGTATCGCGCTCGGTACGGTCATCCTCGGGCGGTTGGTCGACGGCGGCCTGGTCAGCGCTCCCACCGAGCTGAACGCGGGCGGCCTCTGCGTCGCGATCGGCGCGGGCACCTCCCTGCTCGCCGCGATCGGCGCCGCCCTGATCTCCAGTGGGCGAGCCGCGTCCATTCCGCCCGTGCGCGCACTGACCGAGGCGACGCCGTCGCCGGCCCGGTCTCTCACCCGCATTCGGGCGATCAGCGGTACGGGGCTGCTGGTCGTCGGCCTGAGCCTGGCGACGGCGACCCTCTTCATGGCGAACGGCCCGCTGCTCTCCAGCACCGCGGGCCCGGCGGGCGTCGCCGTCGCGGTCGGGCTCGCCCTGCTCAGCCCGGCGGCCGTGAGGCCTGTCAGATGGTTCTGTGACGCCCGGATCGGAGCCACCGCCCGGCTGGCCGCCCGCAACACCCACACGCGGGCGAGGCACAGCGCCAACGTGGCGTCCCCGCTGATACTCCTGGTCGGCATCGCGGCCGGAACCCTCTACATGCAGAGCACGGAGGACAGCACCCACCGGGGTCCCATCGTCGCTGGTGATGTCAGCGGGCAACTCGCCCCGGTGAACTACCTGATCGTCATCATGATCATCGGATTCTCGGCGATCGTGGTGGTCAACACGCTGGTGGCGGCCACTCGCCGGAGACGCCGCGAGTTCGGCCTCCTGCGGTTGTCCGCCGCGACCCGTGGTCAGGTGCTGAGGATGGTGACCGTCGAGGCCGTCGTGACCGCCACCATCGCCGTCGTGCTGGGCACCGTCGCGGCGGCGGCCACGACGGTGCCGTACAGCCTGGTCAAAACCGGATCGCCGATCGCGTCCGGCCCGGCGTGGATGTACCTCGCCATCGTCGTCGGCGCCTTTGTGCTGGTCGTGCTGGCCACGGTGCCGACGGCCGTGGGAGCCCTTCGCATTCGGCCGGTCGACGCCCTCTCCGCCGCGTAG
- a CDS encoding TetR/AcrR family transcriptional regulator, whose protein sequence is MRVSDRSAVDVQPDVQPDVRPDVRPDASVDVRQMPKGGARAGISERALDQPLIVRTAIELADRDGVAAVSMRRIALELGVSVMSLYRYVVSREELNDLMVDTVFGERPLPEPGPDGWRPKLELSAREEWALYRDHPWVSHLVAATTRPPIAPRLMAYTDWRMRAVDGHRLDFATMVQIAIMIGTYLQSAAMPLAQETQAARTTQHTRQQWADARQDTLHRTLRAARLPMVSGFGAEAFQASEPENIFEFGLHRMLDGIATLIEQA, encoded by the coding sequence ATGCGGGTCTCGGACCGTTCCGCGGTCGACGTCCAACCCGACGTCCAACCCGATGTCCGGCCCGACGTCCGGCCTGATGCCTCCGTCGACGTCCGGCAGATGCCCAAGGGCGGCGCCAGAGCGGGCATCTCGGAAAGGGCCTTGGATCAGCCGCTCATCGTGCGCACCGCGATCGAGCTCGCCGACCGTGACGGCGTCGCCGCGGTGTCCATGCGGCGCATCGCCCTGGAGCTCGGGGTAAGCGTGATGTCGCTGTACCGCTATGTCGTGAGCCGTGAAGAACTCAACGACCTGATGGTGGACACCGTCTTCGGGGAACGGCCGCTGCCCGAACCGGGCCCGGACGGCTGGCGGCCCAAGCTGGAGCTCTCCGCGCGTGAGGAGTGGGCGCTATACCGAGATCACCCCTGGGTGTCACACCTCGTCGCGGCCACCACCCGGCCGCCGATCGCCCCGAGGCTCATGGCGTACACGGACTGGCGCATGCGGGCCGTGGACGGCCACCGTCTGGACTTCGCCACCATGGTTCAGATCGCCATCATGATAGGCACGTACCTGCAGAGCGCGGCCATGCCCCTCGCCCAGGAAACGCAGGCGGCGCGGACCACCCAGCACACCCGGCAGCAGTGGGCGGACGCCCGGCAGGACACGCTCCATCGCACCCTGCGCGCGGCGCGACTTCCCATGGTGTCGGGGTTCGGCGCCGAGGCGTTTCAGGCGTCCGAGCCGGAGAACATCTTCGAGTTCGGCCTTCACCGCATGCTCGACGGCATCGCCACCCTGATCGAACAGGCCTGA
- a CDS encoding TetR/AcrR family transcriptional regulator gives MLTPRKHPRQQRSRETVEAILQAAAQLFQRHGYADTTTNKIAERAGVSIGSLYQYFPNKDALLVALAEQHLSQAAEQVDLVFTRAADDHPTLYQLLTDLVRCVAALHTDRPGLHRLLFDLAPRTPDLVARFRHAEQRIAHALARELYRLDAGGPDPETTALLAVQGIEAHLHGALLDPPAESGTTDRVQAVIHLWHRALTQR, from the coding sequence GTGCTCACACCCCGTAAACACCCCCGTCAGCAGCGCTCACGCGAGACCGTGGAGGCGATCCTGCAAGCGGCTGCTCAGCTTTTCCAGCGGCATGGCTACGCCGACACCACCACCAACAAGATCGCCGAACGGGCAGGGGTGTCCATCGGCTCGCTCTATCAGTACTTCCCCAACAAGGACGCGTTGCTGGTCGCGCTGGCCGAGCAGCACCTGAGCCAGGCCGCCGAGCAGGTCGACCTGGTCTTCACCCGCGCCGCCGACGACCACCCGACGCTGTACCAACTGCTGACCGACCTGGTGCGGTGCGTGGCAGCCCTGCACACCGATCGGCCTGGCCTGCACCGGCTGCTGTTCGACCTGGCACCTCGCACCCCCGACCTGGTCGCCCGCTTCCGCCACGCCGAACAGCGGATCGCCCACGCCCTGGCCCGCGAGTTGTACCGGCTCGACGCCGGCGGTCCCGACCCGGAGACGACCGCGCTGCTGGCCGTCCAAGGCATCGAGGCCCACCTTCACGGCGCCCTGCTCGACCCTCCGGCGGAAAGCGGCACCACCGACCGTGTCCAGGCCGTCATCCACCTGTGGCATCGGGCACTGACCCAGCGGTAG
- a CDS encoding ABC transporter ATP-binding protein translates to MTRIAYSRTAHTTSDHALELREVVKRHGHGDAVVTALDRVTMRVPRATFTAVMGPSGSGKSTLLHCAAGLDRPTSGSVVLDGHELSDLDETALTRLRRNRMGFIFQSFNLVPTLTVAQNVALPLEFAGRHPDQRVIRALLARLGLADRIDHRPAELSGGQQQRVAIARAVLSQPAVVFADEPTGALDTQAAGEVLGILREAVTLTDQTIVMVTHDPVAASYADTVVFFADGRIVDSMARPNPGAVATRMAQLSASARSAATADAGQGRQGGDVR, encoded by the coding sequence ATGACTCGTATAGCGTATTCAAGAACGGCGCACACAACGTCGGACCACGCCCTCGAACTCCGGGAGGTGGTCAAGCGCCACGGACACGGCGATGCCGTCGTGACCGCGCTGGACAGGGTCACGATGCGCGTCCCGCGGGCCACCTTCACCGCGGTGATGGGTCCTTCGGGCTCGGGGAAGAGCACGCTGCTGCACTGCGCCGCGGGGCTCGACCGGCCGACCTCCGGATCCGTGGTCCTGGACGGTCACGAGCTGAGTGACCTCGACGAAACGGCGCTGACCCGGCTGCGGCGCAACCGCATGGGGTTCATCTTCCAGTCGTTCAACCTCGTGCCGACGCTGACGGTGGCGCAGAACGTGGCGCTCCCCCTCGAATTCGCCGGCCGCCACCCCGATCAGCGGGTCATCCGGGCGCTGCTCGCGCGGTTGGGGCTCGCCGACCGGATCGATCACCGGCCGGCGGAGCTGTCCGGCGGCCAGCAGCAGCGGGTGGCCATCGCCCGCGCCGTACTCTCCCAGCCCGCCGTCGTCTTCGCGGACGAGCCCACCGGCGCGCTGGACACCCAGGCCGCGGGCGAGGTGCTCGGCATCCTGCGGGAGGCGGTGACCCTGACCGACCAGACGATTGTGATGGTGACCCACGACCCGGTCGCCGCGTCCTATGCCGACACGGTCGTGTTCTTCGCCGACGGGCGGATCGTGGACAGCATGGCGCGGCCGAACCCCGGCGCGGTGGCCACGCGAATGGCCCAGCTGTCCGCGTCGGCCCGATCCGCCGCGACGGCGGACGCGGGGCAGGGCCGCCAGGGCGGTGATGTCCGATGA
- a CDS encoding MDR family MFS transporter codes for MNRSMYVGLSGVVLGMVTAPLDGMMLGPALPAIVSDLGGLENFSWVMTAYLVAMAASTPIWGKLGDLYGRKVVYIAAIVVFLLGSGLSGLSQDMTQLVGFRAVQGLGGGGLMVGAIALISEMVPPRQSGKLMGLIGTMMPIAFIAGPLVGGLLTERLSWRWTFYVNLPIGAVALLLIGFAVRLAPRRIKARIDFLGASLLTVGLVALSLLTSWGGTQYAWASVPIVSLAATVVVALTVFIHVERHAAEPIVPLRLFADRNFTLAQILRFLSGVGMVVAANFLPQYMQIVQGASPTESGLLILPSMLGMVLVMICTGQLITRNGRYRIYPILGGAVLTVGMLVLLALRTDTNLALASGLTLIGGVGVGLLMQSTTIITMNSAEPRDMGAASGSITLWHTMGASLGVAVLGALYTSRLQDTLIDHLGAEAGKRIFSGGELTAQALTAFPAAMREATQIAVSSGVHAMAIGCAVLGLVAFALSWFVREIPLRDSLPYEPNTTDLPNREGALHV; via the coding sequence ATGAATCGATCGATGTACGTGGGCCTGTCAGGGGTGGTGTTAGGCATGGTCACCGCTCCCCTCGACGGGATGATGCTCGGCCCGGCCCTGCCGGCGATCGTGAGCGATCTGGGCGGTCTTGAGAACTTCTCCTGGGTCATGACGGCTTACCTGGTCGCCATGGCCGCCTCGACCCCGATCTGGGGAAAACTCGGCGACCTGTACGGCCGCAAGGTCGTCTACATCGCTGCGATCGTGGTGTTTCTGCTTGGGTCGGGATTGTCAGGGCTGTCGCAGGACATGACCCAGCTCGTCGGATTCAGAGCGGTGCAGGGGCTGGGCGGTGGCGGCCTGATGGTCGGCGCCATAGCGCTCATCTCCGAAATGGTGCCGCCCCGCCAGAGCGGCAAACTGATGGGACTGATCGGCACGATGATGCCGATCGCCTTCATCGCGGGGCCGCTCGTCGGCGGCCTGCTCACCGAGCGGCTGAGCTGGCGCTGGACCTTCTACGTCAACCTCCCGATCGGCGCTGTCGCCCTCCTGCTCATCGGCTTCGCCGTACGGCTCGCACCACGGCGGATCAAGGCGAGGATCGACTTCCTGGGCGCGTCGCTCCTGACCGTCGGACTGGTGGCGTTGAGCCTGCTGACGAGCTGGGGCGGCACGCAGTACGCCTGGGCCTCCGTCCCGATCGTCTCGCTGGCGGCGACCGTCGTGGTGGCCCTGACGGTGTTCATCCACGTGGAGCGCCACGCCGCCGAACCGATCGTCCCGCTCAGGCTGTTCGCCGACCGCAACTTCACCCTCGCCCAGATCCTGCGTTTCCTCAGTGGCGTCGGGATGGTGGTCGCGGCCAACTTCCTGCCCCAGTACATGCAGATCGTGCAGGGCGCCTCCCCGACCGAGAGCGGGCTGCTGATCCTGCCCTCGATGCTCGGCATGGTCCTCGTGATGATCTGCACCGGGCAGCTCATCACCCGCAACGGGCGCTACCGGATCTACCCCATCCTCGGCGGGGCCGTCCTGACCGTCGGCATGCTCGTGCTGCTCGCACTCCGCACCGACACCAATCTGGCGCTCGCCTCGGGGCTCACGCTGATCGGGGGCGTCGGCGTCGGCCTGCTCATGCAGAGCACCACGATCATCACGATGAACAGCGCGGAACCCCGTGACATGGGCGCGGCCAGCGGCTCGATCACCCTCTGGCACACCATGGGCGCTTCGCTGGGCGTCGCCGTACTGGGCGCCCTTTACACCAGCCGACTGCAGGACACCCTCATCGACCACCTCGGCGCCGAAGCGGGGAAGCGGATCTTCTCCGGCGGCGAGCTGACGGCCCAGGCGCTCACCGCCTTCCCCGCGGCCATGCGCGAGGCCACCCAGATCGCGGTGTCCAGCGGCGTGCACGCCATGGCCATCGGCTGCGCGGTCCTCGGGCTGGTCGCGTTCGCGCTCTCCTGGTTCGTGCGCGAGATCCCCCTGCGCGACAGCCTGCCGTACGAGCCCAACACCACTGACCTGCCGAATCGAGAAGGAGCACTTCATGTCTGA
- a CDS encoding FABP family protein — MDVPELHPDLEPIAFLVGRWEGAGVGGYPTIESFNFGQEIVFGHNGKPFLTYSSRTWLLDEAGDKVRPLGTETGFWRQLPGRQLEVCLSHPTGIVEIYVGEVVFNKIELQTDVVARTATAKEYTAGHRLYGLVNGNLMWAYDMAAMGQPLQSHISAELKRVGDFVPDAE; from the coding sequence ATGGACGTTCCCGAACTGCATCCCGATCTTGAGCCGATCGCCTTCCTCGTGGGTCGATGGGAAGGCGCGGGGGTCGGGGGATATCCGACGATCGAGAGTTTCAACTTCGGCCAGGAGATCGTCTTCGGTCACAACGGCAAGCCGTTCCTGACCTACAGCAGCCGCACCTGGCTGCTCGACGAGGCGGGCGACAAGGTGCGCCCGCTGGGCACCGAGACCGGTTTCTGGCGCCAGCTCCCCGGCCGCCAGCTTGAGGTGTGCCTGTCACACCCCACCGGCATCGTGGAGATCTACGTCGGCGAGGTGGTCTTCAACAAGATCGAGCTCCAGACCGACGTGGTGGCCCGCACCGCGACCGCCAAGGAGTACACCGCGGGCCACCGCCTCTACGGCCTGGTCAACGGCAACCTGATGTGGGCGTACGACATGGCCGCCATGGGGCAGCCGCTCCAGTCCCACATCTCGGCCGAGCTCAAGCGGGTCGGTGACTTCGTACCCGACGCGGAGTGA
- a CDS encoding NADPH-dependent FMN reductase yields MSDNKLKLAVVVGSVREGRFGPTVANWFVGEAERHQGFQVDLIDLAEVPIGSAAPSMSPAPEVLRALGGLTPRLEAADAFVMVTPEYNHSFPAALKSAIDWHSSQFHAKPVAFVSYGGISGGLRAVEHLRLVFAELHAVTTRDTVSFHGAWTQFEADGQPKDPDGPATAAKTLLDQVTWWASALRDAKTTRPYTA; encoded by the coding sequence ATGTCTGACAACAAGCTCAAGCTGGCCGTCGTCGTCGGAAGCGTCCGCGAAGGACGCTTCGGCCCGACGGTCGCCAACTGGTTCGTGGGCGAGGCCGAACGTCACCAGGGATTCCAGGTCGACCTGATCGACCTGGCGGAGGTGCCGATCGGATCGGCCGCCCCTTCGATGTCACCGGCGCCCGAGGTGTTGCGGGCACTCGGCGGCCTCACGCCCCGCCTGGAGGCCGCCGACGCGTTCGTCATGGTGACCCCCGAGTACAACCACAGCTTCCCCGCGGCACTCAAGAGCGCCATCGACTGGCACAGCAGCCAGTTCCACGCCAAGCCCGTGGCGTTCGTGTCGTACGGCGGTATCTCCGGTGGCCTGCGGGCGGTGGAACACCTGCGGCTGGTCTTCGCCGAGCTACACGCCGTCACGACCAGAGACACCGTCAGCTTCCACGGAGCGTGGACGCAGTTCGAAGCCGACGGGCAGCCCAAGGACCCTGATGGCCCCGCCACGGCCGCCAAGACGCTTCTCGACCAGGTGACGTGGTGGGCCAGTGCGCTTCGGGACGCCAAGACCACCCGCCCCTACACCGCCTGA